In Malus sylvestris chromosome 2, drMalSylv7.2, whole genome shotgun sequence, the genomic stretch TAGAACGGTTAGTTTAGCacttaacaataaaaaaaatcaagaatcattttatatatattggatagtactatttatattcatttTTACCTTCTACACATACttattaatttttatccattgaaagtcttcaattcattcgattcaaTGACCGAAGGATGTGTGAGAGATAAAAATCGATGTGTGCATACCACCACCCTTTATATTCTCTTTGAAACAAATTGGGACTCACATTTTGAGTAAATGGCAAGGACATGTAATCAGTCCATGCATAATTTTCCGTGGAAtcagtcttcttcttcttctgcctcTTCAATTCCATGTTCTCCTCCTGCAAATATATATAACAACAAAGAACATTCTGATCACTAAAAATACCTTTTGTGGTACAGCAATCATACTAAAAATATCAAACTGATCACTCAAAGTATTTCACTTTTTCACCCACTTTCTCAGAATTTCGCAGTGTCAGAGAGAAGAGAAACAAAGGGTTGTATTCTGTGACAATGTACTGCACCAAACAGTTCTTAGATTTATCTTCCACTATGATGTTCTTAATAAATTGCCTTTAGCCCTACATGGGGTTTAAAGTTTGGAACCCAACTCTTTTCAGAACTTTCTCGTCACAACTCTCTCGCATGAAAGTGAGATAATGTCGCAACATAAACTACTTATATTGTCATAATGTAAATCTTGTGAGTTAGTCAATGTTTGTTTTTGCCTGAATGTGCATGGTGGGTTCATAGTTTAGAACTCATAATGTACTTTTCTTTATCATAACTATCGAGTCTCGTTTTTATGACTATGATTCATGATCGTCAACTCTCTTTCATATCACATATTGAGATTAGAATAGtaaaattatttataattattattgaCTTTTGATATAAACTTTAATGGTAAGTGAGAAAACAAATTTCATGTAATTCATACGATATATCGTGGACTATAAACCCTAACATAATTTTACTTACAAAAAGGGTTGCTGACCCGAGCTAAGTGTCGTATAGTGACTGTACGACTGTGCCCTAGTGGTCGTAATTCGCACAGAAACGACGTTAATTATAAGAGTGGTCCCTCATCCAGAAGCCGTTGGATTTGCAAATCCTACGGCTGAAAACTGTAACAAAGTGGGGACCTATTCCCCGCCACACAAACTCTCCATGTCTGACTCAGTGCATGCAGTCGAGTTTCTAAAGGAAGATGATTCTTTTTGGATTCACTTTGTaagaattttagggtttcttatattctaactgtttatcgtatatcatatgatcagttttcatcaaatactatatatatttaattttaaattaaaaaatttaaattatttttaattgcacGATAAATAATTAAGATGAAGGGATCCTCACAATTTACTTCCCGATGGAATCCAAACCCGTTTCTAAAGAAACGAAAGCAACGTTTGTAAGAAAAGTCAAGCACTTTAGAGATAAAGTGACTGGGCCCACAGACTCAGTACAAAACGAATCCTAGCCGTTCGATTAAGAAGCAATGAGTAAACCGTTGTGATGTCAACTGAGGTGGATATACGTACGTACCCGTAATTTGTCTAAGGCCACAGGGCTGTCACTTAGAAATTTGACGGCTAGGGTCATGGCCATGGGAACAGTCTCCTCTCCTGGGATCATCATCTCTATTATATTTCCGGTGATGAAATCCAACGGCAGGCCTTGAGCCTCGTTGTTTTGGTCACCACCTTCTAACAGCACATCCATTGCATCTTTTACTGGAATTGTATTTTGAGGACAATTTATATTCTCCATTGCTACCTTTTTCATGTCTAATATCTTCCCCACCATCTTCAACAATCGCTCTCTAGCCTGCCAGCAAATGAATCATGATACATCCACACAAATAACACCAATAATTGAAACAAAACCCTGGATATGAGTAGTATTAGAGTAGCGGAATTCAATCGAACTTGAGATCACGGGTGCAAGAGTGAATTAACTGAGCTAACAAACCCTTGcaaatataagcatgcactaaAGTTTAAACGCAAATAATTCACACGTACTTTACCTTGAGAGATTTATATAGCCTTGTTCCAGGGAGCTTGATAGGTATGCAAATTAATCCTTTGATGTACTCTTCAAATTCTCTCTTGAGAAGGTTTAAGTCTTCACCAGGATTAACGCTCATTAATACTTTAACCAGTACTTCAAAGGTAATCTGAAATATCCAAAAAGATAGTATACACTACATAAATGTTCTCACATGTATGATGAAAGAAGAGCACTATATATAGTACATTCAATCGCTCATGCACGCAAATTGATCTCTTTCGTTAATACAAGAATGCTTCAACAACCAAAATATGCACATACAATTGAAGGGCATACATTTGCAATTCTATATGTGATATGAATGACAATTTCCTATCGTATATCTAGCATGTTATGTTACAACCAATTAATATGGTTCACTTTGTTCAAATTTTTACTTTGGCATGTAAAATGTACTACTTGAGCACATAGATAGTTGGGGGACCTTTTGGGTTTCATCTTGGACGTAAATGGGAGACTGCATGTCTCTCCAAAGAGCCAAGTTGAGTTTGATTGAGTTTTCGATGTCGGTGGTGATTCGAGCTTTGAACTGTGGTGATTTCAGAAAACCAGCGATGAGTCCATGCACTCTCTTATGAAGGCTTCCATTTGTTTGGAGAATGGAGTATTTTCCCATCAGTTCTGTAATTGATTTCGGATAAGCAGGAATGAAAGTATTTCCATGGTTTTGCATTACCACCTTGTTCACCTCAGCATCCGTGGATACTATGATAGGAGTCCCCAATATGTTAGTCTTGAACACCTTTCCATACCTATATTTAGAGAGGCACATTGTTATTAAAAAATTCTAGTGTACTCCGGTTTATAATTAACATGCATCATATAAATAGAGAGTTGAATATACAATTCAGAATTGAACAGACTAAGAATCTAACGGTTAAGAATCCCAATACATACTATACACAGATGCATATTAGAAAATCTTATTGCGAGTATATATATAGGATCTAGAAGCCCATGTATATCATATACTGATGAATACTAGAAAATCACATTGTACGTGTACACTATACATTATCAAAGAGGA encodes the following:
- the LOC126590494 gene encoding 3-epi-6-deoxocathasterone 23-monooxygenase CYP90C1-like, which translates into the protein MGWVLGCWVLVGILVGSLYWFKDQNKKERENQKGQVPKGKLGWPFIGETLDFIACGYTSRPVSFMEKRRSLYGKVFKTNILGTPIIVSTDAEVNKVVMQNHGNTFIPAYPKSITELMGKYSILQTNGSLHKRVHGLIAGFLKSPQFKARITTDIENSIKLNLALWRDMQSPIYVQDETQKITFEVLVKVLMSVNPGEDLNLLKREFEEYIKGLICIPIKLPGTRLYKSLKARERLLKMVGKILDMKKVAMENINCPQNTIPVKDAMDVLLEGGDQNNEAQGLPLDFITGNIIEMMIPGEETVPMAMTLAVKFLSDSPVALDKLREENMELKRQKKKKTDSTENYAWTDYMSLPFTQNVISETLRMANIINAVWRKAQRDVEIKGYLIPKGWCVLASFTSVHMDEENYKNPYQFDPWRWEKLEAAVNYNTSFTPFGGGQRLCPGLELSRLELSIFLHHLVTNYRWVAEKDDIVHFPMVKMKRKLPIKVTSINT